From a region of the Seleniivibrio woodruffii genome:
- the cybH gene encoding Ni/Fe-hydrogenase, b-type cytochrome subunit, translating into MSAATAEADVRRYESVPARGFVYVWQAAVRITHWVNVLCIIILVMTGLYMHYPFLKPNPVDFPYMMGYARYIHYLTGIIFSISVLSRIWWGVVGNKYASFRTFYNPFNKEDRKMIITFAKYYTFLEHKPPHLLTHNPMAQYAYIGIFLVFMFQMFSGYALWTQIHPDGAFYAFFGSIFGIMSNQWVRYLHYFMVYIIASFLIVHLYAAVLVDFRTHSGDISSIFSGWKTDIKD; encoded by the coding sequence ATGTCAGCAGCAACAGCAGAAGCAGACGTTCGCCGCTATGAATCAGTGCCCGCCAGAGGTTTTGTTTATGTGTGGCAGGCCGCAGTGCGCATAACTCACTGGGTCAATGTCCTGTGCATAATCATCCTCGTAATGACTGGGCTCTACATGCACTATCCTTTTCTGAAACCCAATCCTGTTGACTTCCCCTATATGATGGGATACGCACGCTATATTCACTATCTGACAGGGATAATTTTCTCCATAAGCGTATTATCCAGAATCTGGTGGGGTGTCGTTGGCAACAAATACGCCAGTTTCAGAACATTTTATAACCCGTTCAACAAAGAAGACAGAAAGATGATAATAACCTTTGCAAAATATTACACCTTTCTTGAGCACAAACCGCCCCATCTGCTGACGCACAACCCTATGGCACAGTATGCATACATAGGTATTTTCCTGGTGTTCATGTTTCAGATGTTCTCCGGCTATGCCCTCTGGACACAGATTCACCCCGACGGTGCGTTCTATGCCTTTTTCGGTTCAATTTTCGGCATCATGTCAAACCAGTGGGTTCGCTATCTGCACTATTTCATGGTGTATATTATAGCCAGCTTCCTGATTGTTCACCTTTATGCGGCAGTTCTGGTTGACTTCAGAACCCATTCAGGCGACATAAGCTCGATTTTCAGCGGATGGAAAACGGATATTAAAGACTAG
- a CDS encoding STAS domain-containing protein, whose product MKITVEDKGTAKVIRPYGKIDILTSSELRSTLGELTKKKVMKIIVDLAQVTYLDSSGLATLLESLKNLKEYEGKMQLANVPERILKVLSLMKLDLIFDIIQDDTL is encoded by the coding sequence ATGAAAATCACTGTAGAAGATAAAGGAACGGCAAAGGTCATCAGACCTTACGGCAAAATTGACATCCTGACCTCATCCGAACTTCGCTCGACTCTGGGCGAACTGACGAAGAAAAAGGTCATGAAGATCATAGTAGACCTTGCTCAGGTGACCTATCTGGATTCGTCCGGTCTGGCAACCCTGTTGGAGTCTCTTAAAAACCTTAAAGAATACGAAGGCAAGATGCAGCTGGCGAACGTTCCCGAAAGGATTCTGAAGGTTCTTTCGCTTATGAAGCTGGATCTCATTTTCGATATAATTCAGGACGATACTCTCTGA
- a CDS encoding LPP20 family lipoprotein: MKALIIPVIAAAVAFGCAAEKKPVTPVKQSSAAVQRANAEAAQQEMDEDIKSGVPTLREPVIAAPQAVIRPKEEPKVPLPEKTVATVSSLKPVSKYPMKNGYPEWFYTPVYDGYIGAVGIAKKQPSGGMSAQKRVARSMAQKDLAKQVEVLVTSELTLETLNVDRPTVKYYREKLSSLTRENTDQFLTDFKVQDEWLDERTGEYYIWMVLSK; this comes from the coding sequence ATGAAAGCACTGATAATTCCAGTTATAGCCGCCGCAGTGGCATTCGGCTGTGCGGCAGAAAAAAAACCTGTTACCCCTGTTAAGCAAAGCTCGGCAGCTGTTCAGAGAGCAAACGCCGAAGCCGCCCAGCAGGAGATGGACGAGGATATAAAATCAGGTGTGCCGACCCTCCGTGAACCTGTGATAGCGGCACCTCAGGCGGTTATACGCCCAAAAGAGGAACCGAAAGTGCCCCTGCCCGAAAAGACAGTCGCAACAGTAAGCTCGCTTAAGCCGGTTTCAAAATATCCCATGAAAAACGGCTATCCGGAATGGTTCTACACTCCTGTTTACGACGGCTATATCGGCGCTGTGGGCATAGCCAAAAAACAGCCCTCCGGCGGCATGTCTGCTCAGAAGAGGGTAGCCAGATCCATGGCTCAGAAAGATCTGGCAAAACAGGTGGAAGTGCTTGTTACATCAGAACTTACGCTTGAAACGCTGAACGTTGACAGACCTACGGTGAAATACTACAGAGAGAAGCTCAGCAGTCTCACCAGAGAAAATACAGATCAGTTTCTGACCGATTTTAAAGTTCAGGACGAATGGCTGGACGAGCGCACCGGTGAGTATTACATATGGATGGTTCTGTCAAAATAG
- a CDS encoding murein transglycosylase domain-containing protein, with product MIKLFLSVLLLVSFSAFADSFEDYKKMQDGGFQGSKNEWTAYKADIQKGFEAYKNIMDKEFAKYKSDILKVWDVAEVSDNYRWVEYLNNYKIKKIVDFEKGTVTVQVVSDGKKPDFTPVVKDLLTEDSATAFGRDPVSVNTDKQLKEQVPGTVSDKVKPLPIMQNLYSDKPMNDNQVNGLAKQLVSGADYSQKPSEKTGGTVYSMTVKLPEDIYKKGAEEVRPHVQTYSKQFQLDPALVMAVIYTESRFNPMAKSYVPAYGLMQIVPQSAGLDATEFMEGEKRILAPSYLYNPENNVKVGTAYFYLLYNKYLKGITDPKSRLYCAIAAYNTGAGNVAYAFNDPNLKNKYNVNTALPAINAMSPDQVYNHLRNNLRYEEARNYIVRVYGKIKDYTE from the coding sequence ATGATAAAACTCTTTCTGTCTGTTCTGCTTCTGGTTTCCTTTTCGGCATTTGCCGACAGCTTTGAAGATTATAAAAAGATGCAGGACGGCGGTTTTCAGGGCAGCAAAAACGAATGGACAGCCTATAAGGCGGATATCCAGAAAGGCTTTGAAGCCTATAAGAACATTATGGATAAAGAGTTTGCCAAATACAAAAGTGATATTCTCAAGGTTTGGGATGTTGCGGAGGTTTCGGACAACTACAGATGGGTCGAATATCTGAATAATTATAAGATAAAGAAGATAGTGGATTTTGAAAAGGGAACCGTAACTGTTCAGGTGGTTTCCGACGGCAAAAAGCCCGACTTCACCCCTGTGGTCAAAGACCTGCTAACCGAGGATTCCGCAACGGCCTTCGGGCGTGACCCTGTTTCGGTGAACACCGATAAACAGCTTAAAGAACAGGTGCCCGGCACAGTCTCTGATAAAGTCAAACCTCTGCCCATAATGCAGAATCTTTACTCGGACAAACCCATGAACGACAATCAGGTGAACGGTTTGGCCAAGCAGCTTGTTTCTGGTGCGGACTATTCACAGAAGCCGTCTGAAAAAACGGGCGGAACCGTATACAGCATGACAGTGAAACTCCCTGAAGATATCTATAAGAAGGGAGCGGAAGAGGTCAGGCCGCATGTTCAGACCTATTCGAAACAGTTCCAGCTCGATCCCGCTCTGGTTATGGCTGTGATATACACTGAGAGCAGGTTTAACCCCATGGCGAAATCATATGTTCCCGCTTACGGACTGATGCAGATAGTTCCTCAGTCGGCGGGGCTTGATGCCACGGAGTTTATGGAGGGCGAAAAGCGTATCCTTGCGCCTTCATACCTTTATAACCCCGAAAACAACGTCAAAGTTGGCACAGCATACTTTTATCTCCTTTATAACAAATACCTCAAAGGCATAACCGATCCGAAAAGCCGCCTCTACTGTGCAATTGCCGCATACAACACAGGGGCGGGCAACGTTGCCTATGCATTTAACGACCCGAATCTGAAAAATAAATATAACGTCAACACAGCTCTTCCGGCCATAAATGCAATGTCTCCGGATCAGGTGTATAATCACCTTAGAAACAACCTGAGATATGAAGAGGCCAGAAACTATATTGTTAGGGTCTACGGTAAAATCAAGGATTATACGGAGTAA
- a CDS encoding LPP20 family lipoprotein yields MKKLILLMSVLAFALVGCGDKPQPPQKLADPCFVGAPSWVLMPNVEGTIAAVGSAAKSAAGMQFTRDSAMANARSELARMIDVKVNTMMKDFTQVTGVGDAQTVDKVTSSVSKQIASQSLQGSTQKDIWMSPCGEMYVLVVLDAKKVADLTKQQVTSSLKNDAALWQQFQAQKAQDELDAAINKEFAK; encoded by the coding sequence ATGAAAAAACTCATCCTGTTAATGTCTGTGCTTGCTTTTGCGCTTGTGGGCTGCGGCGACAAACCCCAACCCCCTCAAAAACTGGCAGATCCCTGTTTTGTAGGCGCTCCTTCATGGGTTCTTATGCCTAATGTTGAAGGCACTATCGCCGCTGTAGGCTCTGCTGCTAAATCAGCTGCCGGAATGCAGTTCACCAGAGATTCTGCAATGGCTAACGCCAGAAGCGAACTTGCCAGAATGATAGATGTTAAAGTCAATACAATGATGAAGGATTTCACTCAGGTGACAGGCGTGGGCGATGCTCAGACAGTCGACAAAGTGACCTCTTCAGTTTCCAAGCAGATCGCAAGCCAGTCTCTGCAAGGCTCAACCCAGAAAGACATCTGGATGTCTCCTTGCGGCGAAATGTATGTTCTGGTTGTGCTTGATGCCAAAAAAGTTGCTGACCTGACTAAACAGCAGGTTACATCCAGCCTGAAAAACGATGCCGCTCTGTGGCAGCAGTTCCAGGCACAGAAAGCTCAGGACGAGCTTGATGCGGCCATCAACAAAGAATTTGCAAAGTAA
- a CDS encoding FecR domain-containing protein, protein MKNITLIIICLLIPCSLLAAEGIGTVKKYTGRIEVFDGSSPRPVMLNAPDTALNIKNKVASKRASTALVVLNSGDKIALSENAVVSFSENNKYSPESGRVVFSIKKRGAETGTVIVGLKTAVIGVKGTEFLIDVAEDGKAKVYLKDGEISVDSVEGEFRKHGKVVMDEYEAYVRKMMGEYDKYVTELQKQYTEYVKTFTMKPGQAISIDGQDVNTLDFDEKTLKEFELLDM, encoded by the coding sequence ATGAAAAACATCACACTCATCATTATTTGCTTATTAATCCCCTGCTCGCTCCTTGCCGCAGAAGGCATAGGCACAGTGAAGAAATATACAGGACGCATCGAAGTATTCGACGGATCCTCACCCCGTCCGGTTATGCTTAACGCTCCCGACACTGCACTGAACATAAAAAACAAGGTTGCCTCCAAAAGAGCCTCTACAGCTCTGGTTGTGCTTAATTCAGGCGACAAAATAGCCCTTTCCGAAAATGCAGTGGTATCCTTCTCGGAAAACAACAAATATTCACCGGAAAGCGGCAGGGTGGTTTTCAGCATTAAAAAGAGAGGTGCTGAAACCGGAACCGTTATAGTGGGGCTTAAAACCGCAGTTATCGGAGTTAAAGGAACCGAGTTCCTTATCGACGTGGCAGAAGACGGCAAAGCGAAAGTCTATCTGAAAGACGGAGAGATATCCGTTGATTCCGTTGAAGGCGAGTTCCGCAAGCACGGCAAGGTTGTAATGGACGAATACGAGGCCTATGTCCGCAAGATGATGGGCGAATATGACAAATATGTTACTGAGCTTCAGAAGCAGTACACTGAATATGTTAAAACCTTTACAATGAAGCCCGGTCAGGCAATCAGCATCGACGGGCAGGATGTTAACACTCTGGACTTTGACGAGAAGACTTTAAAAGAGTTTGAACTGCTTGATATGTAA
- a CDS encoding PepSY domain-containing protein, translating to MKRTVIFTLALMLAATMAFAYGGMGRGNGMMGGYGMMGGGCGQCQQFGQPGQPGQPGQPAVKAITKEEAQKKVDAYIASNLKGYKVEKTQEFQGRMHTMYNFFVKDASGNQFILRVNPWGNVMGPFVTQK from the coding sequence ATGAAACGTACAGTAATTTTTACTTTAGCACTGATGCTGGCAGCCACAATGGCATTTGCATACGGCGGCATGGGAAGAGGCAACGGAATGATGGGAGGTTATGGAATGATGGGCGGCGGATGCGGTCAGTGTCAGCAGTTCGGTCAGCCCGGACAGCCCGGACAGCCCGGTCAGCCTGCTGTGAAAGCGATCACCAAGGAAGAGGCTCAGAAAAAAGTGGATGCATATATCGCTTCGAACCTGAAAGGCTACAAGGTAGAAAAGACTCAGGAATTCCAAGGCCGCATGCATACTATGTATAACTTCTTCGTGAAGGATGCTTCCGGCAACCAGTTCATCCTCAGAGTCAACCCCTGGGGCAACGTGATGGGACCTTTCGTAACTCAGAAATAA
- a CDS encoding ATP-binding protein, whose protein sequence is MKTKTVIIIITLIACELIFFFGLGKARDIFLNQHLKDETALLSSSYTSGITNARNISNAFYNVIINSDHGILQLFAEADKASPERKEEIKRLMQQKLRSIYEQQVKLGLKQLQFHTRDSDNFLLMSVDVNGSGPVISSKLTVETANRMVRYTEAFEEGGTFNGVRFVYPLVYNSVHIGSLELGVSAVYLAENMNSFGSGTYDFIVKKTAVGADSSRKPGFSYAQSELAENYLRENVSYEYLQDNAAVFGSIEEYLYACEIFKPIIQNRLTSGEPFSEHTVINGKEITASFLPISNILDQQVAYFIKMSRDNKFSYIVRLYQLALFIGSVTILLIFGTVFLAMQNSYKSEMLRIVLDEKLKEHENRLYIKEQMLFQQSKLATLGEMFSALAHQWKQPLNILAMYVQNMTDEEVDEKEKARREDIVEKCMAQITFMSETINDFMDFIQPSNSLDMKMDMVRTADEVLKLLQPALQKKKIEISVDSGGKKSVFASANPNEFKHVMVNLLNNAKDAIMEVKEKDKMFVGRISIEMEEKDGACYMRIGDNAGGISPEIVEKIFTPYFTTKKKKEGSGLGLYMCKKIIQKHSGDFTVRNENGGAVFEIKLPSVKS, encoded by the coding sequence ATGAAAACAAAGACCGTAATAATAATCATTACTCTGATTGCGTGCGAACTCATATTCTTTTTCGGACTGGGAAAAGCACGGGATATATTTCTGAATCAGCATCTGAAAGATGAGACAGCTCTGCTTTCATCATCATATACATCCGGCATAACCAACGCCAGAAACATTTCAAACGCATTTTACAACGTAATTATAAACAGCGACCACGGTATTCTTCAGCTTTTTGCGGAGGCTGACAAAGCATCACCAGAGCGGAAAGAAGAAATAAAGAGACTGATGCAGCAGAAGCTCCGCTCCATTTACGAACAGCAGGTTAAACTGGGGCTGAAACAGCTGCAATTCCACACCAGAGATTCGGACAACTTTCTTCTGATGAGCGTTGATGTGAACGGAAGCGGTCCTGTGATCTCTTCCAAGCTGACTGTTGAAACAGCAAACCGTATGGTGCGCTACACAGAAGCTTTTGAAGAGGGAGGCACTTTCAACGGGGTCAGGTTTGTCTATCCTCTGGTTTACAACTCTGTTCACATCGGCAGTCTGGAGCTTGGGGTATCAGCCGTTTACCTTGCTGAGAACATGAACTCCTTCGGCTCCGGAACATATGATTTCATCGTTAAAAAGACAGCCGTTGGAGCAGACTCATCACGCAAACCCGGATTCAGCTACGCCCAGTCGGAACTGGCGGAAAACTATCTGAGAGAGAATGTGAGCTATGAATACCTTCAGGATAATGCGGCGGTTTTCGGCAGCATTGAGGAATATCTTTACGCTTGTGAGATATTCAAACCCATAATTCAGAACCGCCTCACCTCCGGAGAGCCCTTTTCTGAGCACACCGTCATAAACGGCAAAGAGATAACGGCGTCATTTCTTCCCATAAGTAATATTCTCGACCAGCAGGTCGCATATTTCATAAAAATGTCACGTGACAACAAGTTCAGCTATATAGTCCGGCTGTATCAGCTCGCACTTTTCATAGGTTCGGTGACAATTCTTCTGATATTCGGAACAGTCTTTCTTGCGATGCAGAACAGCTATAAGTCGGAAATGCTCCGAATTGTTCTGGATGAAAAACTGAAAGAGCACGAAAACAGGCTGTATATAAAAGAGCAGATGCTGTTTCAGCAGTCAAAGCTGGCCACTCTGGGCGAAATGTTCAGCGCACTGGCACACCAGTGGAAACAGCCGCTTAACATCCTTGCCATGTACGTTCAGAACATGACGGATGAAGAAGTTGACGAAAAAGAGAAGGCCCGCCGAGAAGACATAGTCGAAAAATGTATGGCTCAGATAACATTCATGAGCGAAACCATAAACGATTTCATGGATTTCATTCAACCTTCCAACAGTCTTGACATGAAAATGGATATGGTGCGCACTGCGGACGAGGTTCTTAAACTGCTCCAGCCGGCACTGCAAAAGAAAAAAATAGAAATATCAGTGGATTCCGGAGGGAAAAAGAGCGTGTTTGCATCCGCAAATCCCAACGAGTTCAAACATGTGATGGTCAACCTGCTGAACAACGCCAAAGATGCAATCATGGAAGTTAAGGAAAAGGATAAGATGTTTGTGGGCAGGATATCCATCGAGATGGAGGAGAAGGACGGTGCATGCTATATGCGCATCGGGGATAACGCAGGCGGCATAAGCCCTGAGATAGTGGAAAAGATTTTCACCCCCTATTTCACTACCAAAAAGAAGAAAGAGGGTTCGGGACTCGGACTCTATATGTGTAAAAAAATTATTCAGAAACACAGCGGTGATTTCACCGTCCGCAACGAAAACGGCGGTGCGGTGTTCGAAATAAAGCTGCCGTCAGTTAAAAGCTAG
- a CDS encoding cysteine hydrolase family protein, with protein MKQALLVIDIQNDYFKGGLMELVGAEKAADNAKTVISKFRREKLPVIYIQHVASRPEAGFFLPDTEGVKINERVKPLEDEKVIVKHFPNSFIRTGLQEHLDSMGITDITIVGMMTHMCVDATVRAARDMGYNTVVVGDACATRDLIIDGDTVKAEEVQKSFLAALNHFYSTVKSTNEI; from the coding sequence ATGAAACAGGCTCTTTTGGTGATCGATATTCAGAACGACTATTTCAAAGGCGGGCTTATGGAGCTTGTCGGCGCAGAAAAAGCCGCCGACAACGCAAAGACGGTCATAAGCAAGTTCCGCAGAGAGAAGCTTCCCGTTATCTATATTCAGCACGTTGCATCCAGACCCGAGGCCGGATTTTTTCTGCCGGATACAGAGGGAGTGAAAATAAACGAGCGTGTAAAGCCCCTTGAAGATGAGAAAGTCATCGTAAAGCACTTTCCCAACAGCTTCATAAGAACAGGCCTTCAGGAGCATCTGGACAGTATGGGAATAACTGATATCACGATAGTCGGCATGATGACCCATATGTGTGTGGATGCCACTGTCAGAGCCGCAAGGGATATGGGCTACAACACGGTTGTGGTCGGGGATGCATGCGCCACAAGAGACCTTATAATAGACGGCGACACAGTTAAGGCCGAAGAGGTGCAGAAGTCTTTCCTCGCCGCTCTGAACCACTTTTACAGCACAGTGAAAAGCACGAACGAAATATAG
- a CDS encoding TolC family protein, which yields MRKLLIILALMLPAAVFAQDARVLTLDEAVAIAMEKNKSIEQAKEYMTYLQGIYVEERSAALPKATLYGGVSRNRDASTGSAVNSDVYNSYNAGVSVKQALFTWGQVGAAIRAAKIGLRTGDEQLRLYRQAAVRDVNVAFTDILLTKQLLFIAEENVKQRQRHLDEAEKKYKLGTATDYDVLSARVALKNAQPDVISYRNSLTVARDNLKFILGVDYEVEVQGELKPADIKPADYDSALKSALANRPEILDKKLMVDFNRELVQVSKAGDKPRVDFSGSFDRIKLDGEDEKNLTNWSAGVNLSFPFFDGMATKGKIIQAESDLRRTKLQQLQAEDSVSLDVRQAVSRVKEAVEVIEASEGTVSEAEKLLDMAEKGYRFGVKTKLDVDDAEYNLRSSRVRLAQAWRDYRVQYANLLWSAGIIGEKKDM from the coding sequence ATGAGAAAACTTCTGATAATACTCGCACTGATGCTCCCTGCGGCGGTATTTGCGCAGGATGCCAGAGTTCTGACCCTTGACGAGGCGGTGGCCATTGCAATGGAAAAGAACAAAAGCATTGAGCAGGCGAAAGAATATATGACCTATCTGCAGGGTATCTACGTTGAGGAGCGTTCGGCGGCACTGCCCAAGGCAACCCTTTACGGCGGTGTATCCAGAAACAGGGACGCATCCACGGGGTCGGCTGTCAACTCCGACGTTTATAACTCCTATAACGCCGGAGTCTCAGTTAAGCAGGCTCTTTTTACATGGGGACAGGTCGGTGCGGCCATTCGTGCGGCAAAGATAGGCCTGCGCACGGGTGACGAACAGCTCAGGCTTTACAGGCAGGCGGCGGTGCGTGACGTAAACGTTGCTTTCACCGATATCCTGCTTACAAAACAGCTGCTTTTCATAGCAGAAGAGAACGTAAAACAGCGTCAGAGACATCTGGACGAGGCGGAGAAAAAATATAAGCTGGGAACGGCAACCGATTATGATGTGCTGTCAGCCAGAGTTGCACTTAAAAACGCACAGCCGGATGTTATCTCATATAGAAACAGCCTTACGGTTGCCAGAGACAACCTGAAATTCATCCTTGGGGTGGATTATGAGGTTGAGGTTCAGGGTGAGCTGAAACCTGCGGATATCAAACCCGCAGACTATGATTCCGCCCTTAAATCGGCACTGGCGAACAGGCCTGAGATACTGGACAAGAAGCTTATGGTGGATTTCAACAGAGAGCTTGTTCAGGTCAGCAAGGCAGGGGACAAGCCCAGAGTGGATTTTTCAGGTTCATTTGACAGGATAAAACTGGACGGCGAAGACGAAAAGAACCTCACAAACTGGAGCGCAGGGGTTAACCTCAGCTTTCCTTTCTTCGACGGAATGGCCACAAAGGGCAAAATAATTCAGGCGGAGAGCGACCTGAGAAGGACTAAACTTCAGCAGCTTCAGGCGGAGGATTCGGTCTCTCTGGATGTAAGACAGGCCGTCAGCCGTGTTAAAGAGGCTGTGGAGGTCATAGAGGCTTCAGAAGGTACGGTTTCAGAAGCGGAAAAACTGCTGGATATGGCCGAAAAGGGCTACAGATTCGGAGTTAAGACCAAACTGGACGTTGACGATGCCGAATATAACCTCAGAAGCTCCCGTGTGCGGCTTGCGCAGGCCTGGCGTGACTACAGGGTTCAGTATGCGAACCTGCTCTGGTCGGCGGGCATAATAGGCGAGAAAAAAGATATGTAA